The following nucleotide sequence is from Elusimicrobiota bacterium.
AAATTCCCCGTTGTCATATCCATAAATTTCCCTGAGAGTATCGTATCCGGCGTATCCATCAGGTATTATGTAGTATATATCGGGCAGATCACCCCGAAGTTTGGCAACAGTATTATTATTGTTTATTTGACTGTTTGTTGTTGATTTTCCAGAAACTAAATAATGAGCGCTTATATTAACTACGGGAAATATAATCAGTATGATTGATACAAAATTCAGCAGCTTGGTTAAACTACTAATATGGTTTCTTGCTCTAAACAACAATATCCCTATAATTGAAAACAACAGCAGATAAACCGGCACTCGGTGAATATTTCTTGAAAAAACGAATCCTCCGATATTCGCTTTCATAATTACTGAAGAGAATGTACCGTAGAGAAACACAAGTGCAAAAATAAATGACACTATTAGTGCAGCTTCCCTTTTGCTTTTAAGCACCGCGTAAATCACGGCGAAACAAGCCGCTGCAAGTAAAACTATAACAGAAGCATAATAAATAATAATTAGCACGGGAATATTCTTAATGTTTGCGGAATATACTGTAAGCAGGGGAAACAATAGAAACAACAGAGGGTGAAAAGGAATGGGTTTTTTCATCTCTTCTTCATCAGATAGACAACTCTCTCGGAATCAGGAATGTTTTTCTTGTCTTCTATACTAAAATAGTTCAGAAAAGATTTTTCAAAATTATCAGCGTCATAACAGCTAAAAATATCTTTCCGTATTTTCAAAAGTCTTTCGACCTGAGGGTCGGACTTGGGGACAAATTCTATTACAAGGTACTTGCATATTTCATTTAAAAACTGCGCTATTTTTTCAAAAGGGATGTTGTTGGAAATCGCCAGATGGTGAATTAAAGCCAGCGCTAACACCAAATCGCATGAGCCGCGTTCAGCCAAGGATTTCCTTTCGCTGTTATTCCAACCCAATGATGGGCTGGGATTGACAAGATCCATTACAATTGGAATGATGTTTTTCTCTCCGGTGCTTTTACACTCCCTGTAATTTTTTTCTACACAAGCATAGTCAGAGTCTGCCGATACGGTATATATGCCTTTTTTTGCGCACAACCTGCTAAACGTCCCATCGTTGCTTCCCAAATCCCAAACGGTTTCGGGCTTTACCTTATCAAGATACTCGCCAACTAAAACTGTTTTTTGCTCTAACCCTTTTTTTGTGTAGCTGTTTTCGTTATAGTATTCTGACCAATTAGAAGATACCGTTTTTACATTCAGATTGTTTACGGCTGTTTCCAGGCTTTCAATCAGGGCAAGGTGCGAATGACGGCTCACTTTCTTGTTTAACTTTTCATCAATAATATTTTTAGAATGCTTTGTCCCTAACAGTGAATGCATATGTATATGTAAAAACACCGGAATGTTAAAATAAGATTGATATGGAAGGATTTTATGGGCAAGCTCAACAGGTATCCCGTCAATAAATACACTTGATAACTTGTTTAATCTTTCATCCAAAAAGCACATTAGCGCCAGAGGGGATAAAAAGTGCTGGCAAAACTGCCGATAAGCTTTCCATGGAGGGCCTTCAGTATATTTTTCAAACGATAATGTATCAATAAAAACGGGTTTGCCTTTATGAAACTTAACGTTATAAGCACTGCAGTCTTTCAATGCCATATTATATCTAACAGCAGTCTTATGAACATTTAAAGTCAGCAACGCCGCATCTTTAAGCTGGCTAAAGCACCATTCATACGGATATGATATAAAAGGGATGGTTTGTGGTTTTATTATTTTATAAGCATAGTCATCCAGTACAGGCAATTTTTCTTTGCTTACCTCAACATGCGGAACTATGTATTCGTTTTTAACCAATTCACTGTATAATCCGCTTGTCATTAAGGTTTCAAAATTCTCTTTATAGATATAGTTGATCTGCCTGTATATTACATTATCACAGAGAAAAACGAACCCGCTTGGATCCCTGAAAGAGCTTAAAACACGCTGTATGTTATTCATCCGACTTCTTTTTCACCTTTATGATAATTTTTGATATGTAACTTTTTATGCTTTTCCAAAATAATTTTATTGAATATAATAATCCGAGCACGGAAGCAATTAATATTTGGAAAATATAGCTGCCCATTCCGGGATCAAGGTAAGCATACGCGGGCACAGCAAAAACTGCCAACACTAACAACGCAACATTTACATGCTTCCAAATATTTTTTCTTGGTTTATCCATAAATAAACTCCTTTCTTAAAAACTTGCTTTTAAAAAAAGTTCCGCATAATTCAGACTTTTATGAACAGGATTACGCTCAAAGTAGTCCTAGAATAGGCCCTTTATTGAACGACTTTAGCGCATATTTGTTAACGGGAATATTATTGGAGTCCCTTAGCTAAAATATCGTGGATGTGGAGCATTCCTATTACTTTTTTATTTTTATCTACAACAGGCAGAAGGGATATGGGTTTATCCCTGTTTTCCATAATTTCTAATGCTTTTGAAGCTTTTATGTTAGGGAATATATAAAGAGGATCGGGCTTCATTATTTCGCTTATTTTTTTCTTGAAAAGATTTTCCCCTCTTTCTATCGTTTTTCTTATGTCATAGTCTGCAACTAATCCCTTTAATTTTCCGTTCTTATCAACTACTGAAACGGCGCCTGACATTTTTTCCGTAATGGTAAAAAGCATATTTTTTACCGTATCGTTGATTTTAATAACTGGATTTCGCTCGCCGGAACGCATAATATCCCCTACCGTAAGAAGAAGCCTTTTCCCAAGTTTTCCTCCAGGGTGATAAAGCGCAAAATCCTTCTTTTTAAAATGCCTCATTTTCATTAAGGCTACTGCAAGAGCGTCTCCAACAACTAAAGCTGCTGTGGTAGAACAAGTCGGGGCAAGGTCTAACGGGCAGGCTTCTTTTTCAATTTTGGTATATAAGATGACATCGGAATATTTTGAAAGAGTAGAACTTGAGTTTGCAGTAATTGAAATGACTTTTGCGCCAATTTTTTTTATTACCGGAAGAATAGCCAAAAGCTCATTGCTTTCACCAGATTTTCCTATTGCAATGACAATATCCTTTTTTTCAACAATGCCCAGATCCCCATGCATTGCATCTGCCGTGTGCATATAAACCGCGAGAGTTCCTGTTGAAACAAAAGTTGAGGCAATTTTCTGCGCTATTAGACCTGACTTTCCAATACCGGTAACTATTACTTTACCTTTGCACTTGAATATCATTTCAACCGTTTTTTTATATTCCTTGCCAATGTGCCGTGATAAATCTTCTATTGTCTTTTTTTCAATTTCTATTACTTTGAGCACTTCTTTAATAATATTCATAGTATTCTCCTTAATCTTTTTCAGAAAAGTTTTATCATTTTATGATTGTTTTATCAAGCAAAAAGGCAGAAAACTTGTCTTTTCTTAACCTTAGCCTGTTTCACTCTTAACCTTCTGTTCTAAACCTATATCTGTTTTACTCCCAACCTGTTGTTCTAAACCTAAACCTGTCGTTTTCTCAACCTGCTTCTAAATCCCAAGGCTTTTTTTTCTTCTCAGGTGATGATACGAAAGAGCAAATCTATGAGCCTCGTCTCTAATTGACTGCAGTAACTGCAAAGCCTGCGAATCGCTGGGCAATCTTATCGGATTTTTCTTTCCCGGCACAAATATTTCTTCTTCCTTTTTGGCAAGAGAAACTGCCGGAATTTTCAATTTAAGATCTTTCAACACTTCCTGGGCCATTGATAATTGACCTTTGCCTCCATCCACAAGAATTAAATCTGGAAACTGTTTATTTTGACTTTTAAAATATCTATACCGCCTTAAAACAACTTCTTTCAGCATTGCAAAATCATTGATTCCTGAAACAGTTTTTATTTTGTATTTTCTATATTCATTTTTGTCGGGCTGGCCATTTTGAAAACGAACCATTGAACCAACAGATTCCGCCCCTGAAATATTTGATATATCAAATCCTTCTATGACTATAGGCCATCTGCTTAGATCTAAAACATTCTTTAGTTCTTTTAATTTTTCGGTAAATTTAAGCGAATCGGGAAGATCCTCGGGCTTTATTTCTCTCAAAGTCACTCTTTCCCCCAAAGTCTTAATTGCGGTAATCCTGTCTCTCAGCTCGGCAGCTTTTTCATATTCAAGATTTCTGCTTGCTTCACCCATTTCTTTTTCCCAATTTTTTTCCAGCCGGCTAAATTTTCCTTTGAGAAATAAAGAAATGCCTTTTATTTTTTCTTTGTAATCCTTAGAACTTATTTTTTTAAGACACGGAGCCGGGCATTTTTCCGTTTGATAATACAGGCAGGACTTTACCTTTTCTTCTTTTGGAAGTGATGTTGAGCTAAATTCCAGTTTGCAGGGCCTGAATTTAAATATTTTCTGAAGCCACTTTAGCAGCACTTTTATTTGCAGAACATGAGGGTAGGGGCCGAAATATTCGCTTCCGTCCTTAATAACTTTTCTGGATAGTATTACTTGAGGAAAATCTTCTTTTTTTGTGAGTTTTAGATATGGGTAGGATTTATCGTCCCGCCACATAGAATTAAAATAGGGCTGGAACTCCCTTATAAGCTGTCGTTCAAGAATTAGGGCTTCCCGTTCGGAAGAGGCGAGTATATAATCTATATGCCTGAGTGAATTAATTATTGCTACGGTCTTGCTTTCTATATCGTGCCGAAAATATGAAGCTATTCTTTTTTTTATATTATTTGCCTTGCCGATATATATTATTTTTCCTCCGGCATCTTTCATAAGATAGACGCCGGGCGAGGCAGGCATTGAACTGATTTTATTCTTCCAAA
It contains:
- a CDS encoding SAM-dependent methyltransferase; translation: MNNIQRVLSSFRDPSGFVFLCDNVIYRQINYIYKENFETLMTSGLYSELVKNEYIVPHVEVSKEKLPVLDDYAYKIIKPQTIPFISYPYEWCFSQLKDAALLTLNVHKTAVRYNMALKDCSAYNVKFHKGKPVFIDTLSFEKYTEGPPWKAYRQFCQHFLSPLALMCFLDERLNKLSSVFIDGIPVELAHKILPYQSYFNIPVFLHIHMHSLLGTKHSKNIIDEKLNKKVSRHSHLALIESLETAVNNLNVKTVSSNWSEYYNENSYTKKGLEQKTVLVGEYLDKVKPETVWDLGSNDGTFSRLCAKKGIYTVSADSDYACVEKNYRECKSTGEKNIIPIVMDLVNPSPSLGWNNSERKSLAERGSCDLVLALALIHHLAISNNIPFEKIAQFLNEICKYLVIEFVPKSDPQVERLLKIRKDIFSCYDADNFEKSFLNYFSIEDKKNIPDSERVVYLMKKR
- a CDS encoding excinuclease ABC subunit UvrC yields the protein MKDAGGKIIYIGKANNIKKRIASYFRHDIESKTVAIINSLRHIDYILASSEREALILERQLIREFQPYFNSMWRDDKSYPYLKLTKKEDFPQVILSRKVIKDGSEYFGPYPHVLQIKVLLKWLQKIFKFRPCKLEFSSTSLPKEEKVKSCLYYQTEKCPAPCLKKISSKDYKEKIKGISLFLKGKFSRLEKNWEKEMGEASRNLEYEKAAELRDRITAIKTLGERVTLREIKPEDLPDSLKFTEKLKELKNVLDLSRWPIVIEGFDISNISGAESVGSMVRFQNGQPDKNEYRKYKIKTVSGINDFAMLKEVVLRRYRYFKSQNKQFPDLILVDGGKGQLSMAQEVLKDLKLKIPAVSLAKKEEEIFVPGKKNPIRLPSDSQALQLLQSIRDEAHRFALSYHHLRRKKSLGI
- a CDS encoding KpsF/GutQ family sugar-phosphate isomerase; translated protein: MNIIKEVLKVIEIEKKTIEDLSRHIGKEYKKTVEMIFKCKGKVIVTGIGKSGLIAQKIASTFVSTGTLAVYMHTADAMHGDLGIVEKKDIVIAIGKSGESNELLAILPVIKKIGAKVISITANSSSTLSKYSDVILYTKIEKEACPLDLAPTCSTTAALVVGDALAVALMKMRHFKKKDFALYHPGGKLGKRLLLTVGDIMRSGERNPVIKINDTVKNMLFTITEKMSGAVSVVDKNGKLKGLVADYDIRKTIERGENLFKKKISEIMKPDPLYIFPNIKASKALEIMENRDKPISLLPVVDKNKKVIGMLHIHDILAKGLQ